ATGGCGATCAAGAAGGGGATCTTGATCAAGGACAGGGTCCGGGGGATCCAGTCCGGCGCCACGGTCAGGTTTTGCCAGGTGATTCCGCTCTTGAGCGTGGCCCAGATCAGGACCGTGAGGCTGTTCGCCAACACCGAGATCACGAAGCTCATCGCTCCGAAGCCGTGCGACGCGCAGTAGAAGGCGACGCCGAATTTCACCAGCGATGCCGTGATGTCCATGGCCGCAACCTGCGAGAACATCAGCTTCGAGGCCATCATCATGCGCGGGAAATTCGAGGCCGTGAAGACGATGAACTGGATCGACGTAATGGCCAGGAGCCATCCCAGTCCGCGGATCGCCTCGGGCGGATACAGAAACTCCGTGGGCAATGCGGCTCCAAGGGTCAGCACAGCTCCGAGCAGGCCGAAGATCATCGAGTATAAGAAAAGTCCTCCACCGACGGTTCTCCACTCCTCCGGCTTCATGGTGGGAAATAGGGTGGAGGTACCGCCGCCGCGGAAGATCGTGGTGAATGTCGTGATGCCGAGCACGATTGCGTACAGGCCGTATTCCGCGGGCGAGAGGTACCACGCCGTGACAATCGTCGTGAGCAGGCCACTGACCCGGCTGATCACGCTCGCGCAGCCGACAATGAAAAGGTTGGTCGATTTATGTTTGGGCATGCGGGGAAAGTCGAGCCGCTCAAAAAGTGAAATTCAGGCGTGCCCCGGAACGGCCGCTATCGACCTTCATTGCGGAAATGAGCTCACTGAATTTCCAATACATCAATTCACCATTATTGCGCCTAAGCGTAATTCCTGGCGAGCGTTAGATCGTCGGAGTCTGCGTGATGGAAATCAATCTCAGGAACTCCTCGCGGGTTGCCAAATTGTTCAGGAAAACCCCGGTCAGCTTGCTCGTTGTAGTCCATGCGTGCGGCTGGTGCACGCCCCGATAACACATGCAGTAATGCCGTGCCTGCACGACCACGGCGACGCCGCGCGGCTTGAGGTGCTCCTGGATGGCGCCCGCGATCTGCGCGGTGAGCTTCTCCTGCACCTGCAGGCGCTTGGAGAAGATCTCGACCACCTTGGCCAGCTTGCTCAGACCCACCACGCGCCCGTCGGGAATGTAGGCGACGTGCGCCTTGCCCACGAAGGGAACCATGTGATGCTCGCAATGGCTTTGGATCTCCAGGCCGCTGAGCAGGACCATCTGGTCGTAGCCCTCGATCTCGGTGAAGGTGCGTGAAAGCGGCTCGGAGGGATCCATCGCATACCCGCAGAAATGTTCGTGCATCGCGCTGATGACGCGGCGAGGCGTGTCGATCAGCCCCTCGCGGTTGGGATCGTCCCCGATGAACCCCAGAATGGAGCGGATCTGCTCCATGGCCTTTTTGGTCGCGGGATCGTTGAAGTCGGGCTCTTTCATGCGATGCGGAGGATAGGCGCTGCCCCGCCTTCCCGCAGGTAGCATCCCGCCATGCCGGAGCTGATCCGCAAACTCACTCGCAGTGACGCCGTTGAGCTGGTTCGACGGCGTGCGGGCGAGAAGAAACTGGCCGAAACCGTGGATCTTTGCGGCGATGCGGAGCCCTGGCGCGAAGCACTGGCCCGCTCGTCGGCGCCGGTGGCCGTGCTGGGGATTCCCTCGGATATCGGCGTCCGCGCCAACTTCGGAAAGATCGGATCCGCCTCGCTGTGGAGCGCCGCCCGGCGGCAATTCCTGGCCATGCAGGACAACGCCACGCTGCGCGGCGACTCGATTCTTCTCCTGGGCGAATTGATCGTCGACGACCTGATGCGCGAGGCGGCCAAGTTGGATCCCGGCGCGGAAGCCGACCTTCATGCGTTGCGGGCCCACGTGGCGAAGGTCGACGAGCGCGTCGCCGAGGCGTCCACGGACATTCTCAAGTCCGGCAAACTGCTCATCGCCGTCGGCGGCGGGCATGAGAATGCCTACGGACTGATCAAGGGATTGTCGCAGGCCGCGGGGGAGCCGGCGGGGTGCATCAACATCGACGCCCACGCCGACTTGCGCAGCGACGAAGGGCGGCACAGCGGCAACTCCTTCTCGGCGGCGCTGCGGGACAAGTTCCTCGAGCGCTACTTCGTGCTCGGCCTGCAGGAGCCCTTCATCAACAACGAGATGTGGGAGCGCCTCCAGGAGGAGCCCGCGCTGCGCGCTGTCACCCTGGAGACGATTCGCACGCGCGGGCACTTCCGCAAGAATTTCGTGGTCGCGCCCCATCTGGGAGCGAGCGAGGAGGCGGTGAAGTTCGTCAAGAAGCGCCCGCTGGCGCTGGAGATGGACTTGGATGCGATCACCGGTGTTCCCGCCAGCGCTGCGACTCCGGCGGGCCTGGCCGTCGAGGAGGCGCGGGAGATGCTGCGCCACATCGCCCGGCGCCGAAGGGTCGGCACCTTCCATGTCTGCGAGGGAATTCCCGGGGAATCCGACGCGCAGGGGGTCGGCCGTCTTGCGGCCCTGATGATGGCGGATGTCGCCAAGATCTCGATCGCGCGGCGCTCCTGAGGCATGACATTGAACCGCATCGGCGTCGATCTCGGCGGAACAAAGATTGAAGCAGCGGTGGTCGACTCCAGCGGCTCCGTGATCTGGAATGAGCGCGTGGCCACTCCTTCGGGTGACTACGAGGCGACGCTCAAGGCGATTGTGGAGCTGGTCTCGCGGGCGCGACCCGTCGCCGGTGCGGTCGCGGGGGTCGGCATCGGAACTCCGGGCTCGGAAAATCCAACCACCGGCCTGCACCGCAACGCCAACAGCACCTGCCTCAACGGCAAGCCGCTGCGCGCGGATCTGGAGCGGCGGCTCGGGCTGCGGGTGCGCACCGCCAACGACGCCAACTGCTTCGCACTCTCCGAGGCGATCGACGGCGCGGCCAAAGGAGCTTCAGTGGTCTTCGGCGTCATCCTGGGCACGGGGTGCGGCGGCGGCATCGTGGTCCATGGAAAGGTGCTCGGCGGCGCCAACGGAATCGCCGGCGAGTGGGGGCACACGGCGCTCCCCAACCCCGATGACGAAGAGCGCTCTCGGCCCGCCTGCTGGTGCGGTCGCACCGGATGCCTCGAGCAGTTTCTTTCCGGCAGCGCGGTAGAAATGGATCACGCGCTTGGCGCCAAATCGAAGCGCATCCCGCTGACCCGCATCGCCGCGCTCGCCGAAGAGGGCGATCCCGGCGCGACCGCAACCATCGACCGCTGGATCCACCGGATGGGCCGGGCCTTCGCGGGAATCATCAATGTGCTGGACCCGGACGCCATCGTCCTGGGCGGTGGGGCCAGCCTGGTCGCGGGGCTTCCCGGGCGGCTTCCCGCGGCCATCCGCCCGCACATCTTCGCCGATGCCTGGAGCACGCCGATCCTGCCGGCCCGCTTCGGCGACGCCAGCGGCGTCCGC
This portion of the Planctomycetota bacterium genome encodes:
- a CDS encoding ROK family protein; this translates as MTLNRIGVDLGGTKIEAAVVDSSGSVIWNERVATPSGDYEATLKAIVELVSRARPVAGAVAGVGIGTPGSENPTTGLHRNANSTCLNGKPLRADLERRLGLRVRTANDANCFALSEAIDGAAKGASVVFGVILGTGCGGGIVVHGKVLGGANGIAGEWGHTALPNPDDEERSRPACWCGRTGCLEQFLSGSAVEMDHALGAKSKRIPLTRIAALAEEGDPGATATIDRWIHRMGRAFAGIINVLDPDAIVLGGGASLVAGLPGRLPAAIRPHIFADAWSTPILPARFGDASGVRGAAWLCDTFTA
- the folE gene encoding GTP cyclohydrolase I FolE codes for the protein MEQIRSILGFIGDDPNREGLIDTPRRVISAMHEHFCGYAMDPSEPLSRTFTEIEGYDQMVLLSGLEIQSHCEHHMVPFVGKAHVAYIPDGRVVGLSKLAKVVEIFSKRLQVQEKLTAQIAGAIQEHLKPRGVAVVVQARHYCMCYRGVHQPHAWTTTSKLTGVFLNNLATREEFLRLISITQTPTI
- a CDS encoding formimidoylglutamase gives rise to the protein MPELIRKLTRSDAVELVRRRAGEKKLAETVDLCGDAEPWREALARSSAPVAVLGIPSDIGVRANFGKIGSASLWSAARRQFLAMQDNATLRGDSILLLGELIVDDLMREAAKLDPGAEADLHALRAHVAKVDERVAEASTDILKSGKLLIAVGGGHENAYGLIKGLSQAAGEPAGCINIDAHADLRSDEGRHSGNSFSAALRDKFLERYFVLGLQEPFINNEMWERLQEEPALRAVTLETIRTRGHFRKNFVVAPHLGASEEAVKFVKKRPLALEMDLDAITGVPASAATPAGLAVEEAREMLRHIARRRRVGTFHVCEGIPGESDAQGVGRLAALMMADVAKISIARRS